From Caretta caretta isolate rCarCar2 chromosome 9, rCarCar1.hap1, whole genome shotgun sequence, one genomic window encodes:
- the BRCC3 gene encoding lys-63-specific deubiquitinase BRCC36 isoform X2 — MAVQAVHLEADAFLVCLNHALSTEKEEVMGLCIGEVDTSRIVHIHSVIILRRSDKRKDRVEISPEQLSAASTEAERLAEITGRSMRVVGWYHSHPHITVWPSHVDVRTQAMYQMMDQGFVGLIFSCFIEDKNTKTGRILYTCFQSIQAQKSSEYERIEIPIHVVPHDTIGKVCLESAVELPKILCQEEQDAYRRIHSLTHLDSVTKIHNGSVFTKNLCSQMSAISGPLLQWLEDRLEQNKQRVQELQREKEELMKELAALE; from the exons ATGGCGGTGCAGGCTGTGCACCTAGAGGCGGACGCCTTCCTGGTCTGCCTCAACCACGCGCTGAGCACCGAGAAGGAGGAGGTCATGGGGCTGTGCATCGGGGAG GTTGACACCAGCAGAATTGTTCATATTCATTCTGTGATCATCCTGCGACGTTCAGATAAGAGGAAGGATCGAGTCGAGATTTCTCCGGAGCAGCTTTCAGCTGCTTCTACTGAAGCAGAG AGATTGGCTGAGATTACAGGACGTTCCATGAGGGTTGTGGGCTGGTATCATTCTCATCCACACATAACTGTCTGGCCGTCTCATGTGG ATGTTCGCACTCAAGCCATGTATCAGATGATGGACCAGGGCTTTGTGGGGCTCATCTTCTCCTGTTTCATTGAGGACAAGAACACAAAG ACAGGCCGGATACTCTACACCTGTTTCCAGTCAATTCAGGCTCAGAAGAGCTCAGA GTATGAGAGGATTGAAATTCCTATTCATGTTGTTCCCCATGACACCATTGGCAAAGTGTGCCTGGAATCGGCGGTGGAGCTGCCCAAGATCTTGTGCCAGGAGGAGCAAGATGCATACAGGAGAATTCACAG CCTCACCCATCTAGACTCTGTAACCAAGATTCACAATGGCTCAG TGTTCACCAAGAATCTCTGCAGCCAAATGTCTGCTATCAGTGGTCCCCTCCTACAGTGGCTGGAGGACAGACTGGAGCAGAACAAACAGCGGGTGCAGGAACTGCAGCGAGAGAAAGAAGAGCTCATGAAAGAACTAGCTGCCCTGGAGTGA
- the BRCC3 gene encoding lys-63-specific deubiquitinase BRCC36 isoform X1 produces the protein MAVQAVHLEADAFLVCLNHALSTEKEEVMGLCIGEVPAGPRAGGLPEPGRWVDTSRIVHIHSVIILRRSDKRKDRVEISPEQLSAASTEAERLAEITGRSMRVVGWYHSHPHITVWPSHVDVRTQAMYQMMDQGFVGLIFSCFIEDKNTKTGRILYTCFQSIQAQKSSEYERIEIPIHVVPHDTIGKVCLESAVELPKILCQEEQDAYRRIHSLTHLDSVTKIHNGSVFTKNLCSQMSAISGPLLQWLEDRLEQNKQRVQELQREKEELMKELAALE, from the exons ATGGCGGTGCAGGCTGTGCACCTAGAGGCGGACGCCTTCCTGGTCTGCCTCAACCACGCGCTGAGCACCGAGAAGGAGGAGGTCATGGGGCTGTGCATCGGGGAGGTACCGGCTGGGCCGCGGGCAGGCGGGCTCCCAGAGCCGGGGCGCTGG GTTGACACCAGCAGAATTGTTCATATTCATTCTGTGATCATCCTGCGACGTTCAGATAAGAGGAAGGATCGAGTCGAGATTTCTCCGGAGCAGCTTTCAGCTGCTTCTACTGAAGCAGAG AGATTGGCTGAGATTACAGGACGTTCCATGAGGGTTGTGGGCTGGTATCATTCTCATCCACACATAACTGTCTGGCCGTCTCATGTGG ATGTTCGCACTCAAGCCATGTATCAGATGATGGACCAGGGCTTTGTGGGGCTCATCTTCTCCTGTTTCATTGAGGACAAGAACACAAAG ACAGGCCGGATACTCTACACCTGTTTCCAGTCAATTCAGGCTCAGAAGAGCTCAGA GTATGAGAGGATTGAAATTCCTATTCATGTTGTTCCCCATGACACCATTGGCAAAGTGTGCCTGGAATCGGCGGTGGAGCTGCCCAAGATCTTGTGCCAGGAGGAGCAAGATGCATACAGGAGAATTCACAG CCTCACCCATCTAGACTCTGTAACCAAGATTCACAATGGCTCAG TGTTCACCAAGAATCTCTGCAGCCAAATGTCTGCTATCAGTGGTCCCCTCCTACAGTGGCTGGAGGACAGACTGGAGCAGAACAAACAGCGGGTGCAGGAACTGCAGCGAGAGAAAGAAGAGCTCATGAAAGAACTAGCTGCCCTGGAGTGA